In Exiguobacterium sp. 9-2, the genomic window CCAAAACTCGTCGCAAGTCTTGAGGAGCACGTCAAGGAATATGGCATCGACGTCATGAACCTACAACGGGCAACTCGTCTTGAGAAGAAGGACCTCCTCGAGCTCGAGCTTGAGAATGGTGCTGTCTTGAAAACGAAGAGTTTGATCCTTTCAACAGGCGCACGCTGGCGGAACGTTGGTGTTCCAGGCGAACTCGAATTCAAGAACAAAGGCGTCGCCTACTGCCCACACTGTGATGGTCCATTGTTCGAAGGAAAACGTGTCGCAGTCATCGGTGGCGGAAACTCAGGGATCGAAGCAGCCATCGATCTCGCGGGAATCGTCAAGCATGTCACGGTCCTTGAATTCGCACCGGAACTAAAAGCAGACGCTGTTCTTCAAGAACGCCTCGCTTCTCTTCCGAACGTCACGGTCGTCGTCAACGCACAGACGAAGGAAATCACGGGAACGGATAAAGTGAACGGAATCACGTATATCGAGCGCGAAACGAACGTCGAACGTCACGTCGAGCTCGAAGGTGTCTTCGTCCAAATCGGTCTCGTACCGAACACGGACTGGCTCGGTGAAACGGTGAGCCGTAACAAGTTCGGTGAAGTCCAAGTCGATCGTCACGGCGCAACGAACGTACCAGGCGTTTTCGCTGCAGGCGACTGCACGGATAGCGCGTATAAACAGATCATCATCTCGATGGGATCTGGTGCAACAGCTGCACTCGGTGCTTTCGATCACTTGATCCGGAATTAATGCAAAAGAGCGGAACTCAAACGAGTTTCGCTCTTTTTCTATTTCAATAGTAGATTTCACCAACGGATGAACAATGAAATTCTTTTGTGATGTGGTGCTTTGTTAAGATGCCTTGCTTCGCGTATGTACCACTGACCGTTACGACCATCGTTTGTCCTGCATCGATTCGGGTACCATCGAATCCTTTCTGTGTCCAAATGCCATCATTGATGGCTTGAGACGTCATCGAAAAGACATCAGAGAACCACTGTCGCTCACTTTGCTCCAAAAGTTCCGTTTCGAAATTCCCTGTGATCCGAACTTCTTTTTTACCTTGTGTTCGTTCAAGTGCTCGTTGACCATCTCCATAAATACTCAATTGAACATGCAACGGTTTTAACCGTTTGATTGCTCGTTCTTGAAAACGTTTTGGCGAAATCCAGTCCTCGTCTGCAAATTGATTTGCTGCAAGCAATGTGACGTCCGCATTTTCATGTGTCCGATTCAATTCTTGCACGATTTTTTCATATGCTGCGTAATAACGTTGATGTTGTGTCGTCTGATCCTTCGCCTCCAATATGACTGGTGACAATGAAGCGAATAAAAAAACAGCTGTCGCGATCTGATATTTCATTAACTTCCCCCTTCCTTTCGCTGTTCATTGTACAGAAAAAACAAAGAGTAGATTCAAAAACGACAACCGTTTTGGAGATTTTTTCATTTAAGACTGTATGAATAGATTAAACTCTTTTGGAATTAAGAACGAATGACGATTTTTTAGTCAATCTGACCCCTATAAATAATTCAAAGTTGACACTTTTGACTAGTCCAGGCATCTGATAGATTGAAGATATCTTAAAATCTATCATAAAGAAGGTTAGTCACATGCAAAAAGCAGCACCGTATTCTAGCACTCGTACCCGCCAGCTCGTCATCACTGCGATGTCAATCGCACTTGTTCTTGTCGCAACGATGTTAATCAAGATTCAATTACCAATCGCACTAAACGGTGGTCTCATTCATATGGGAACAGCAATGCTCTTTCTCATCGCGATTTTATTCGGTCCACGGACAGCATTGATTGCCGGTGCTGTTGGAATGGGGTTATTCGATCTTCTAACGGGTTATGCGATTTGGGCACCTGGTACGATCATCGCACGTGGACTTCAAGGATTGATCGTTGGTTACATCGCGTGGTCAGGTGGTCGTAACGGAACGAATGTCACGTTCAACTTGATCGGGATGATTGCTTCCGTTCCTGTCATGCTACTC contains:
- a CDS encoding ECF transporter S component encodes the protein MQKAAPYSSTRTRQLVITAMSIALVLVATMLIKIQLPIALNGGLIHMGTAMLFLIAILFGPRTALIAGAVGMGLFDLLTGYAIWAPGTIIARGLQGLIVGYIAWSGGRNGTNVTFNLIGMIASVPVMLLVYFVHEGIMFSNWVAPATSIPGNITQNVIGILVAIPVGIALKKTRFFRNFR